The Parafrankia discariae genomic sequence GGGCCCCGACGATCTCGACGGCGCCCGGGCCGTCCTCGGGGCCCGGACCGGTGTGGAGCAGGACGCTGCCGGCGGTGACCCGGGCGCTGTCGGGCAGCAGACCGATGATCGTGTTCGCGATCGTGGACTTGCCCGAGCCCGACTCGCCGACGAGGGCGACGATCTCCCCGGACCCGACCGACAGGTCGACGCCCCGCACGGCGGGCGTGGTCCGGCGGCGCCGGACGTAGCCGACGTGGAGATCCCGGATCGTCACCAGCGGGTCTGTCGGTGGATTCGTCGACGGGTCTGTCAGCGGGCTGGCCAATGGGCTTGTCGGGGCGGTCATCGCTCCAGCTCCTGGAGGGTCTTCGAGATGTGGTTGAGGCTCAGCACCGTCATGGCGACGAACAGCCCGGGCAGCAGCGAGACCCACGGAGCGGTGATGAGGTAGTTGCGGCCGGCGGAGATGAGGGTGCCCCACTCGGCGGTCGGCGGCGCCGCGCCGAAGCCCAGGAAGCTCAGCGACGCGATCGCGATGATCGCGACGCCTGTGTCCAGGACGGCGAGCACCGCGACCGGGCCCCACGAGTTCGGCAGCACGTGGCGCAGCAGCACCCGCAGCCAGGACGCCCCACCGCCGCGCGCCGCCTCGACGTAGGGCAGGGTCTTCACCCGCAGCACCTCGGCGCGGGTGGTCCGGGCGAATCCCGGCACGATGCCGACGCCGACGGCGACCGCCACCGGCACCGTGCCGAAGCCCAGGGCGGTGACGATGGACAGCGCCATCAGCAGGCTCGGGATGGCGAGCAGCACGTCGACGCCCCGCATGAGCACCGCGTCGACGAGGCCGCCGAAGAAGCCGGAGATCACACCGAGCGCGAGCCCGGCCACGATCGCGATCCCGAGCGCGATCAGGGTGGCCTTGATCGTCAGCGCCGAGCCGTGCAGCATGCGCGACCACAGGTCGCGGCCGAGCTCGTCGGTGCCGAACAGGTGGCCGAGACCCGGGCTGACCAGCCGGTCGGCCGGCGCGGTCGCGTAGGGGTCGTGCGAGGTGAACAGGCCCGGCGCGAACGCCGTCACCACCACGAAGGCGATGAACAGCACCGCGATCACGAACCCCGGCCTGGAGCCGAGGGTCCGCAGGCTCGCGGCGAGGTTGGCGCGCCGTCCACCGGGCTGGGACTCGTCGAGCAGTGTCTCGCCGGCGACGGTGCCGGCTCCGGTGCCGGCCGGGGCCGTGGCGGTGGCGGTGCCGGCCGGGATCGGTCCGCTGCCGGCCGGATCCGACTGAGAGATGGCCGGGCCGGGGCCGGCGGCCGGACCGGCGAGGTGGGTAGCCGAGACGGTCACGATGAGGCCACCTTCCGCCGGCCGCCCTGCACGATGCGGGGGTCCAGCAACGGATAGAGCAGATCGACCAGGAGGTTGACGAAGACGAAGACGGCGGCCGCCAGCGAGACGATCGCGAGCACGACCGGGACGTCCTGGGCCAGCACCGCCTCCTGGGCGAGCTTGCCGAGGCCGTTGCGGGAGAACACCGTCTCGACGACGATCGCGCTGGTGACGGTCAGGCCGACCAGGACGCCGAGGATGGTCAGGGCGGGCAGCAGCGCGTTGCGGAAGCCGTGCCGCCACTGCACCGCCGCCCGGGAGAGGCCCTTCGCGCGTGCCGTCACGATGTAGGGCTGGCGGAGCGTGTCGTCGAAGCTGCGCATCAGCACCTGCGCGAGCATCGACGCCGTCAGCAGCGAGATCGTGATGGTCGGCATCACCAGCGACTTCCAGCCCTTCACCCCGGTGGCCGGCAGCCAGCCGAGGTTGAACGACAGCAGCTGGATCAGCAGCAGCGCGATGAAGAACTGGGGGAAGGAAGCCCCGAACGAGGGCAGCCGGGTCAGGAACAGCCGCGCCGGCCGCCACCGCACGTAGGCGGCCAGGTAGGCCAGCCCCAGCCCGCCCACCAGCGAGAGGGCGGCGGCGGCGATGCTCAGCGCGACCGTGGGGCCCAGCCGGTCGCCGATGAGGTCGGCGACCGGCTGCTGCTTGGAGATCGAGTCACCGAAGTCTCCGTGCAGGAAGCCCCACAGGTGGGAGAAGTACTGGTTCAGCACCGGACGGTCCAGGCCGTACTGGGCCATCGCGGCGTGCAGCTGGGCGGGAGTGAGGCTGTCGGTCTCGATCCCCGCCGCTCCCAGTTGCAGGGCGACCGGATCGCTCGGCAGCAGGTAGAGGACCGCGAAGGTCACGGTGTAG encodes the following:
- a CDS encoding ABC transporter permease, whose translation is MTRYVLGRFAQALVVLWAAYTVTFAVLYLLPSDPVALQLGAAGIETDSLTPAQLHAAMAQYGLDRPVLNQYFSHLWGFLHGDFGDSISKQQPVADLIGDRLGPTVALSIAAAALSLVGGLGLAYLAAYVRWRPARLFLTRLPSFGASFPQFFIALLLIQLLSFNLGWLPATGVKGWKSLVMPTITISLLTASMLAQVLMRSFDDTLRQPYIVTARAKGLSRAAVQWRHGFRNALLPALTILGVLVGLTVTSAIVVETVFSRNGLGKLAQEAVLAQDVPVVLAIVSLAAAVFVFVNLLVDLLYPLLDPRIVQGGRRKVASS
- a CDS encoding ABC transporter permease, whose product is MTVSATHLAGPAAGPGPAISQSDPAGSGPIPAGTATATAPAGTGAGTVAGETLLDESQPGGRRANLAASLRTLGSRPGFVIAVLFIAFVVVTAFAPGLFTSHDPYATAPADRLVSPGLGHLFGTDELGRDLWSRMLHGSALTIKATLIALGIAIVAGLALGVISGFFGGLVDAVLMRGVDVLLAIPSLLMALSIVTALGFGTVPVAVAVGVGIVPGFARTTRAEVLRVKTLPYVEAARGGGASWLRVLLRHVLPNSWGPVAVLAVLDTGVAIIAIASLSFLGFGAAPPTAEWGTLISAGRNYLITAPWVSLLPGLFVAMTVLSLNHISKTLQELER